From Portunus trituberculatus isolate SZX2019 chromosome 37, ASM1759143v1, whole genome shotgun sequence, one genomic window encodes:
- the LOC123513835 gene encoding chromatin assembly factor 1 p55 subunit isoform X5, whose product MHKTSEIKDTFDDAVEERVINEEYKIWKKNTPFLYDLVMTHALEWPSLTAQWLPDVTRPEGKDYSIHRLILGTHTSDEQNHLLIASVQLPNEDAQFDASHYDNEKGEFGGFGSVSGKIEIEIKINHEGEVNRARYMPQNPCVIATKTPSSDVLVFDYTKHPSKPDPSGECHPDLRLRGHQKEGYGLSWNPNLNGYLLSASDDHTICLWDINATPKENRVIDAKTIFTGHTAVVEDVAWHLLHESLFGSVADDQKLMIWDTRANNTNKPSHTVDAHTAEVNCLSFNPYSEFILATGSADKTVALWDLRNLSLKLHSFAMHKDEIFQVQWSPHNETILASSGTDRRLHVWDLSKIGEEQSAEDAEDGPPELLFIHGGHTAKISDFSWNPNEPWVICSVSEDNIMQVWQMAENIYNDEEPETPASELESGAS is encoded by the exons GACGATGCAGTGGAGGAGCGTGTCATCAATGAGGAGTACAAGATATGGAAGAAGAACACACCTTTCCTATATGACCTGGTAATGACACACGCACTGGAATGGCCATCCCTCACCGCACAATGGCTCCCTGATGTCACAAG GCCCGAGGGAAAGGATTACAGCATCCATCGGCTCATCCTTGGAACTCACACCAGTGATGAACAGAACCACCTTCTTATTGCTTCAGTCCAGTTGCCCAATGAAGATGCTCAGTTTGATGCCTCTCACTATGACAATGAGAAGGGTG AATTTGGTGGATTTGGCTCTGTTAGTGGCAAGATTGAGATTGAAATCAAGATCAATCATGAAGGTGAGGTGAATCGAGCTCGGTACATGCCCCAGAACCCATGTGTCATCGCCACCAAGACTCCCTCCAGTGATGTGTTAGTCTTTGATTACACCAAGCACCCCTCCAAGCCAGACCCATCAGGGGAGTGTCACCCAGACCTGAG GCTGCGGGGTCATCAGAAGGAGGGATACGGCCTTTCCTGGAACCCAAACCTAAATGGATACTTGTTAAGTGCATCTGATGACCACACTATATGCCTTTGGGACATCAATGCCACACCCAAGGAGAACAGAGTCATTGATGCGAAGACCATCTTTACGGGACACACAGCTGTTGttgag GATGTTGCCTGGCACTTGCTACATGAATCTCTGTTTGGCTCCGTGGCTGACGACCAAAAGTTGATGATCTGGGACACACGTGCCAATAACACCAACAAGCCCTCACACACAGTTGATGCCCACACTGCTGAGGTCAACTGTTTATCTTTCAATCCTTATTCAGAGTTCATCCTGGCCACTGGCAGTGCAGACAAG ACGGTCGCTCTGTGGGATTTACGTAATCTGAGCTTGAAGCTTCACTCGTTTGCCATGCACAAGGACGAGATCTTCCAG GTCCAGTGGTCACCTCACAATGAGACCATCTTGGCCAGCTCTGGCACAGACCGCAGACTACATGTGTGGGACCTCAGCAAGATTGGAGAAGAGCAGAGTGCTGAAGATGCTGAAGATGGACCACCAGAGCTATTA TTCATACATGGTGGTCACACTGCCAAGATATCAGACTTCTCTTGGAATCCCAATGAGCCATGGGTCATCTGCTCTGTTAGTGAAGATAACATCATGCAG GTGTGGCAAATGGCAGAAAACATTTACAATGATGAAGAGCCAGAAACTCCAGCATCTGAATTGGAATCTGGAGCATCTTAA
- the LOC123513835 gene encoding chromatin assembly factor 1 p55 subunit isoform X2, producing the protein MTDKEGSKVGDGGGPAPDLPPTLALAEVAPAPCLQDTFDDAVEERVINEEYKIWKKNTPFLYDLVMTHALEWPSLTAQWLPDVTRPEGKDYSIHRLILGTHTSDEQNHLLIASVQLPNEDAQFDASHYDNEKGEFGGFGSVSGKIEIEIKINHEGEVNRARYMPQNPCVIATKTPSSDVLVFDYTKHPSKPDPSGECHPDLRLRGHQKEGYGLSWNPNLNGYLLSASDDHTICLWDINATPKENRVIDAKTIFTGHTAVVEDVAWHLLHESLFGSVADDQKLMIWDTRANNTNKPSHTVDAHTAEVNCLSFNPYSEFILATGSADKTVALWDLRNLKLKLHSFESHKDEVFQVQWSPHNETILASSGTDRRLHVWDLSKIGEEQSAEDAEDGPPELLFIHGGHTAKISDFSWNPNEPWVICSVSEDNIMQVWQMAENIYNDEEPETPASELESGAS; encoded by the exons GACGATGCAGTGGAGGAGCGTGTCATCAATGAGGAGTACAAGATATGGAAGAAGAACACACCTTTCCTATATGACCTGGTAATGACACACGCACTGGAATGGCCATCCCTCACCGCACAATGGCTCCCTGATGTCACAAG GCCCGAGGGAAAGGATTACAGCATCCATCGGCTCATCCTTGGAACTCACACCAGTGATGAACAGAACCACCTTCTTATTGCTTCAGTCCAGTTGCCCAATGAAGATGCTCAGTTTGATGCCTCTCACTATGACAATGAGAAGGGTG AATTTGGTGGATTTGGCTCTGTTAGTGGCAAGATTGAGATTGAAATCAAGATCAATCATGAAGGTGAGGTGAATCGAGCTCGGTACATGCCCCAGAACCCATGTGTCATCGCCACCAAGACTCCCTCCAGTGATGTGTTAGTCTTTGATTACACCAAGCACCCCTCCAAGCCAGACCCATCAGGGGAGTGTCACCCAGACCTGAG GCTGCGGGGTCATCAGAAGGAGGGATACGGCCTTTCCTGGAACCCAAACCTAAATGGATACTTGTTAAGTGCATCTGATGACCACACTATATGCCTTTGGGACATCAATGCCACACCCAAGGAGAACAGAGTCATTGATGCGAAGACCATCTTTACGGGACACACAGCTGTTGttgag GATGTTGCCTGGCACTTGCTACATGAATCTCTGTTTGGCTCCGTGGCTGACGACCAAAAGTTGATGATCTGGGACACACGTGCCAATAACACCAACAAGCCCTCACACACAGTTGATGCCCACACTGCTGAGGTCAACTGTTTATCTTTCAATCCTTATTCAGAGTTCATCCTGGCCACTGGCAGTGCAGACAAG ACAGTTGCCTTGTGGGACCTGCGCAATCTGAAGCTGAAACTCCACTCGTTTGAGTCGCACAAAGATGAAGTATTCCAG GTCCAGTGGTCACCTCACAATGAGACCATCTTGGCCAGCTCTGGCACAGACCGCAGACTACATGTGTGGGACCTCAGCAAGATTGGAGAAGAGCAGAGTGCTGAAGATGCTGAAGATGGACCACCAGAGCTATTA TTCATACATGGTGGTCACACTGCCAAGATATCAGACTTCTCTTGGAATCCCAATGAGCCATGGGTCATCTGCTCTGTTAGTGAAGATAACATCATGCAG GTGTGGCAAATGGCAGAAAACATTTACAATGATGAAGAGCCAGAAACTCCAGCATCTGAATTGGAATCTGGAGCATCTTAA
- the LOC123513835 gene encoding chromatin assembly factor 1 p55 subunit isoform X3 — MHKTSEIKVGDGGGPAPDLPPTLALAEVAPAPCLQDTFDDAVEERVINEEYKIWKKNTPFLYDLVMTHALEWPSLTAQWLPDVTRPEGKDYSIHRLILGTHTSDEQNHLLIASVQLPNEDAQFDASHYDNEKGEFGGFGSVSGKIEIEIKINHEGEVNRARYMPQNPCVIATKTPSSDVLVFDYTKHPSKPDPSGECHPDLRLRGHQKEGYGLSWNPNLNGYLLSASDDHTICLWDINATPKENRVIDAKTIFTGHTAVVEDVAWHLLHESLFGSVADDQKLMIWDTRANNTNKPSHTVDAHTAEVNCLSFNPYSEFILATGSADKTVALWDLRNLSLKLHSFAMHKDEIFQVQWSPHNETILASSGTDRRLHVWDLSKIGEEQSAEDAEDGPPELLFIHGGHTAKISDFSWNPNEPWVICSVSEDNIMQVWQMAENIYNDEEPETPASELESGAS, encoded by the exons GACGATGCAGTGGAGGAGCGTGTCATCAATGAGGAGTACAAGATATGGAAGAAGAACACACCTTTCCTATATGACCTGGTAATGACACACGCACTGGAATGGCCATCCCTCACCGCACAATGGCTCCCTGATGTCACAAG GCCCGAGGGAAAGGATTACAGCATCCATCGGCTCATCCTTGGAACTCACACCAGTGATGAACAGAACCACCTTCTTATTGCTTCAGTCCAGTTGCCCAATGAAGATGCTCAGTTTGATGCCTCTCACTATGACAATGAGAAGGGTG AATTTGGTGGATTTGGCTCTGTTAGTGGCAAGATTGAGATTGAAATCAAGATCAATCATGAAGGTGAGGTGAATCGAGCTCGGTACATGCCCCAGAACCCATGTGTCATCGCCACCAAGACTCCCTCCAGTGATGTGTTAGTCTTTGATTACACCAAGCACCCCTCCAAGCCAGACCCATCAGGGGAGTGTCACCCAGACCTGAG GCTGCGGGGTCATCAGAAGGAGGGATACGGCCTTTCCTGGAACCCAAACCTAAATGGATACTTGTTAAGTGCATCTGATGACCACACTATATGCCTTTGGGACATCAATGCCACACCCAAGGAGAACAGAGTCATTGATGCGAAGACCATCTTTACGGGACACACAGCTGTTGttgag GATGTTGCCTGGCACTTGCTACATGAATCTCTGTTTGGCTCCGTGGCTGACGACCAAAAGTTGATGATCTGGGACACACGTGCCAATAACACCAACAAGCCCTCACACACAGTTGATGCCCACACTGCTGAGGTCAACTGTTTATCTTTCAATCCTTATTCAGAGTTCATCCTGGCCACTGGCAGTGCAGACAAG ACGGTCGCTCTGTGGGATTTACGTAATCTGAGCTTGAAGCTTCACTCGTTTGCCATGCACAAGGACGAGATCTTCCAG GTCCAGTGGTCACCTCACAATGAGACCATCTTGGCCAGCTCTGGCACAGACCGCAGACTACATGTGTGGGACCTCAGCAAGATTGGAGAAGAGCAGAGTGCTGAAGATGCTGAAGATGGACCACCAGAGCTATTA TTCATACATGGTGGTCACACTGCCAAGATATCAGACTTCTCTTGGAATCCCAATGAGCCATGGGTCATCTGCTCTGTTAGTGAAGATAACATCATGCAG GTGTGGCAAATGGCAGAAAACATTTACAATGATGAAGAGCCAGAAACTCCAGCATCTGAATTGGAATCTGGAGCATCTTAA
- the LOC123513835 gene encoding chromatin assembly factor 1 p55 subunit isoform X1 translates to MTDKEGSKVGDGGGPAPDLPPTLALAEVAPAPCLQDTFDDAVEERVINEEYKIWKKNTPFLYDLVMTHALEWPSLTAQWLPDVTRPEGKDYSIHRLILGTHTSDEQNHLLIASVQLPNEDAQFDASHYDNEKGEFGGFGSVSGKIEIEIKINHEGEVNRARYMPQNPCVIATKTPSSDVLVFDYTKHPSKPDPSGECHPDLRLRGHQKEGYGLSWNPNLNGYLLSASDDHTICLWDINATPKENRVIDAKTIFTGHTAVVEDVAWHLLHESLFGSVADDQKLMIWDTRANNTNKPSHTVDAHTAEVNCLSFNPYSEFILATGSADKTVALWDLRNLSLKLHSFAMHKDEIFQVQWSPHNETILASSGTDRRLHVWDLSKIGEEQSAEDAEDGPPELLFIHGGHTAKISDFSWNPNEPWVICSVSEDNIMQVWQMAENIYNDEEPETPASELESGAS, encoded by the exons GACGATGCAGTGGAGGAGCGTGTCATCAATGAGGAGTACAAGATATGGAAGAAGAACACACCTTTCCTATATGACCTGGTAATGACACACGCACTGGAATGGCCATCCCTCACCGCACAATGGCTCCCTGATGTCACAAG GCCCGAGGGAAAGGATTACAGCATCCATCGGCTCATCCTTGGAACTCACACCAGTGATGAACAGAACCACCTTCTTATTGCTTCAGTCCAGTTGCCCAATGAAGATGCTCAGTTTGATGCCTCTCACTATGACAATGAGAAGGGTG AATTTGGTGGATTTGGCTCTGTTAGTGGCAAGATTGAGATTGAAATCAAGATCAATCATGAAGGTGAGGTGAATCGAGCTCGGTACATGCCCCAGAACCCATGTGTCATCGCCACCAAGACTCCCTCCAGTGATGTGTTAGTCTTTGATTACACCAAGCACCCCTCCAAGCCAGACCCATCAGGGGAGTGTCACCCAGACCTGAG GCTGCGGGGTCATCAGAAGGAGGGATACGGCCTTTCCTGGAACCCAAACCTAAATGGATACTTGTTAAGTGCATCTGATGACCACACTATATGCCTTTGGGACATCAATGCCACACCCAAGGAGAACAGAGTCATTGATGCGAAGACCATCTTTACGGGACACACAGCTGTTGttgag GATGTTGCCTGGCACTTGCTACATGAATCTCTGTTTGGCTCCGTGGCTGACGACCAAAAGTTGATGATCTGGGACACACGTGCCAATAACACCAACAAGCCCTCACACACAGTTGATGCCCACACTGCTGAGGTCAACTGTTTATCTTTCAATCCTTATTCAGAGTTCATCCTGGCCACTGGCAGTGCAGACAAG ACGGTCGCTCTGTGGGATTTACGTAATCTGAGCTTGAAGCTTCACTCGTTTGCCATGCACAAGGACGAGATCTTCCAG GTCCAGTGGTCACCTCACAATGAGACCATCTTGGCCAGCTCTGGCACAGACCGCAGACTACATGTGTGGGACCTCAGCAAGATTGGAGAAGAGCAGAGTGCTGAAGATGCTGAAGATGGACCACCAGAGCTATTA TTCATACATGGTGGTCACACTGCCAAGATATCAGACTTCTCTTGGAATCCCAATGAGCCATGGGTCATCTGCTCTGTTAGTGAAGATAACATCATGCAG GTGTGGCAAATGGCAGAAAACATTTACAATGATGAAGAGCCAGAAACTCCAGCATCTGAATTGGAATCTGGAGCATCTTAA
- the LOC123513835 gene encoding chromatin assembly factor 1 p55 subunit isoform X4, whose amino-acid sequence MTDKEGSKDTFDDAVEERVINEEYKIWKKNTPFLYDLVMTHALEWPSLTAQWLPDVTRPEGKDYSIHRLILGTHTSDEQNHLLIASVQLPNEDAQFDASHYDNEKGEFGGFGSVSGKIEIEIKINHEGEVNRARYMPQNPCVIATKTPSSDVLVFDYTKHPSKPDPSGECHPDLRLRGHQKEGYGLSWNPNLNGYLLSASDDHTICLWDINATPKENRVIDAKTIFTGHTAVVEDVAWHLLHESLFGSVADDQKLMIWDTRANNTNKPSHTVDAHTAEVNCLSFNPYSEFILATGSADKTVALWDLRNLSLKLHSFAMHKDEIFQVQWSPHNETILASSGTDRRLHVWDLSKIGEEQSAEDAEDGPPELLFIHGGHTAKISDFSWNPNEPWVICSVSEDNIMQVWQMAENIYNDEEPETPASELESGAS is encoded by the exons GACGATGCAGTGGAGGAGCGTGTCATCAATGAGGAGTACAAGATATGGAAGAAGAACACACCTTTCCTATATGACCTGGTAATGACACACGCACTGGAATGGCCATCCCTCACCGCACAATGGCTCCCTGATGTCACAAG GCCCGAGGGAAAGGATTACAGCATCCATCGGCTCATCCTTGGAACTCACACCAGTGATGAACAGAACCACCTTCTTATTGCTTCAGTCCAGTTGCCCAATGAAGATGCTCAGTTTGATGCCTCTCACTATGACAATGAGAAGGGTG AATTTGGTGGATTTGGCTCTGTTAGTGGCAAGATTGAGATTGAAATCAAGATCAATCATGAAGGTGAGGTGAATCGAGCTCGGTACATGCCCCAGAACCCATGTGTCATCGCCACCAAGACTCCCTCCAGTGATGTGTTAGTCTTTGATTACACCAAGCACCCCTCCAAGCCAGACCCATCAGGGGAGTGTCACCCAGACCTGAG GCTGCGGGGTCATCAGAAGGAGGGATACGGCCTTTCCTGGAACCCAAACCTAAATGGATACTTGTTAAGTGCATCTGATGACCACACTATATGCCTTTGGGACATCAATGCCACACCCAAGGAGAACAGAGTCATTGATGCGAAGACCATCTTTACGGGACACACAGCTGTTGttgag GATGTTGCCTGGCACTTGCTACATGAATCTCTGTTTGGCTCCGTGGCTGACGACCAAAAGTTGATGATCTGGGACACACGTGCCAATAACACCAACAAGCCCTCACACACAGTTGATGCCCACACTGCTGAGGTCAACTGTTTATCTTTCAATCCTTATTCAGAGTTCATCCTGGCCACTGGCAGTGCAGACAAG ACGGTCGCTCTGTGGGATTTACGTAATCTGAGCTTGAAGCTTCACTCGTTTGCCATGCACAAGGACGAGATCTTCCAG GTCCAGTGGTCACCTCACAATGAGACCATCTTGGCCAGCTCTGGCACAGACCGCAGACTACATGTGTGGGACCTCAGCAAGATTGGAGAAGAGCAGAGTGCTGAAGATGCTGAAGATGGACCACCAGAGCTATTA TTCATACATGGTGGTCACACTGCCAAGATATCAGACTTCTCTTGGAATCCCAATGAGCCATGGGTCATCTGCTCTGTTAGTGAAGATAACATCATGCAG GTGTGGCAAATGGCAGAAAACATTTACAATGATGAAGAGCCAGAAACTCCAGCATCTGAATTGGAATCTGGAGCATCTTAA